In Candidatus Saccharibacteria bacterium oral taxon 488, one DNA window encodes the following:
- a CDS encoding pseudouridine synthase: MTTPTQASDSTDSSAQRLNKFVALALGVSRRQADELIKQGTVTVNDQPAKLGQRITTTDIIRHGNKRLTAQTHQLILLHKPVGYLCSRASQGGVPTIYELLPKDLHHLKPVGRLDKDSSGLILLTNDGDFAHQMTHPSFYKIKRYLVTLDQPLRPLHRQMINDFGVQLPDGPSRLTLERQHEGDDHRWIVQMSEGRNRQIRRTFAALGYTVTKLHRTDFGNHTLGDIKRGEFTEGPLTT; the protein is encoded by the coding sequence ATGACGACACCAACGCAAGCATCCGATTCTACCGATTCATCCGCCCAGCGCCTCAATAAATTCGTGGCGCTGGCGCTTGGTGTGTCGCGCCGCCAGGCTGACGAGCTGATCAAGCAGGGCACGGTCACGGTGAACGACCAACCCGCCAAGCTCGGCCAACGCATCACCACGACTGACATTATTCGCCACGGCAACAAACGACTCACCGCTCAAACCCACCAACTCATCCTCCTCCACAAACCTGTTGGCTACCTCTGTTCGCGTGCCTCTCAGGGCGGTGTACCGACTATTTACGAATTATTACCGAAAGACCTCCATCACCTCAAGCCCGTCGGTCGCCTGGACAAAGACAGTTCTGGACTCATCCTCCTCACCAACGACGGGGATTTTGCCCATCAGATGACACACCCATCCTTTTATAAGATCAAGCGCTATCTGGTGACGCTCGACCAGCCGCTGCGGCCGCTCCATCGGCAAATGATCAACGACTTTGGCGTGCAGCTGCCTGACGGGCCCAGCCGCTTGACACTAGAACGCCAGCACGAGGGTGACGACCACCGCTGGATCGTCCAGATGAGCGAAGGCCGCAACCGCCAAATCCGCCGCACCTTCGCCGCCCTCGGCTACACCGTCACCAAACTCCACCGGACAGACTTTGGCAATCACACTCTCGGTGACATCAAACGCGGGGAATTTACCGAAGGTCCACTGACTACCTAG
- a CDS encoding ATP-binding cassette domain-containing protein, whose protein sequence is MAREILTIEHLSKTYGSGDSATRALKDVSFSIRHGDFLMITGRNGSGKSTFMHQVAMLDRPDSGTIWFDSRGDETPAIEITQLPEKQRIELRLRQVGYIFQEYALIRELTALENVMLPRLMWCSAKIAKQKALQELDRVGLKDRARHLPSQLSGGEQQRVAIARALVNEPHIIFADEPTANLDTVASTNVMETLKEINASGITLVMISHEADELAYAKRQIVFENGKLKGERQPAAGRLL, encoded by the coding sequence ATGGCCCGCGAAATTCTTACCATTGAGCATCTCAGCAAGACGTACGGCTCGGGTGATAGCGCCACGCGTGCGCTCAAGGACGTCAGTTTTTCGATTCGTCACGGCGATTTTCTAATGATCACAGGGCGCAACGGTTCGGGCAAATCGACCTTTATGCATCAGGTGGCGATGTTGGATCGCCCTGATAGCGGCACAATCTGGTTTGATAGTAGGGGTGACGAGACACCAGCGATAGAGATCACTCAGCTACCAGAAAAACAGCGAATTGAACTACGCCTGCGCCAAGTTGGCTATATTTTTCAAGAGTACGCCCTGATTCGTGAACTCACCGCCCTAGAAAACGTCATGTTGCCGCGGCTGATGTGGTGCTCGGCGAAGATTGCTAAGCAAAAAGCTCTGCAAGAACTGGATCGTGTTGGTTTGAAGGACAGAGCGCGCCATCTGCCATCGCAATTATCTGGCGGCGAACAGCAGCGCGTGGCGATTGCCCGGGCTCTGGTCAATGAGCCGCACATTATTTTTGCCGACGAGCCGACGGCTAACCTAGATACGGTCGCCTCAACAAATGTCATGGAAACGTTGAAGGAAATTAACGCCAGCGGCATAACCTTGGTGATGATCTCGCATGAAGCTGATGAACTAGCCTATGCCAAGCGGCAAATCGTGTTTGAAAACGGCAAATTAAAAGGCGAGCGTCAACCCGCAGCCGGGAGGCTACTATGA
- a CDS encoding response regulator, with amino-acid sequence MTKILLVEDDKSLREIYGVRLLAEGYDIVSAGDGEEALAMAIKERPALIVSDVMMPKISGFDMLDILRSTTETRDVKVIMMTALSSEDQRQRGEALGADRYLVKSQVGIEDVVRTVHEVLGDAPEPTPVAPEPAAEPVAADAPLAAPATQQDAPAVTLPSPTEIAIATHVVTPAPTAPITPTTHDDSAIAPAQASPDNSTPPATDPAPFVLPSAPLAPTAPSASTEQTAEPATTEPVTPADPAPTPAPKVEQTPVSESALTPSPEAAPTTPTDTLPQPTAPTSSPSPQPTSHGGERVIQPLSQEPQPDMSKMMEQELSDQLESMQAAPQPTPDSGDFTLPTPDAMAGPHGDLTLDALEPLPTPADDQLLDAGTAINAELANAASSQPQDDDTPFVLPTPAPMPTDPTSTPTPEAEQTLTPEGGPSPVTEPAQPTTPQPPTNAFPPQPPVAS; translated from the coding sequence ATGACAAAGATTTTACTAGTAGAAGACGACAAAAGCCTGCGCGAGATTTACGGCGTCAGGTTACTAGCTGAGGGCTACGACATCGTTTCGGCGGGCGACGGTGAAGAGGCTTTGGCTATGGCTATCAAAGAACGCCCGGCCTTGATCGTTAGCGACGTGATGATGCCCAAGATTTCCGGCTTTGACATGCTGGATATCTTGCGCTCGACCACCGAGACACGCGACGTCAAAGTCATCATGATGACCGCATTGTCATCCGAAGACCAGCGTCAACGTGGCGAAGCCCTCGGCGCAGATCGCTACCTCGTTAAGTCGCAAGTTGGCATCGAAGACGTGGTGCGCACTGTCCACGAAGTACTCGGCGACGCGCCAGAACCGACTCCCGTCGCGCCCGAGCCGGCCGCAGAGCCCGTAGCAGCTGACGCGCCGTTGGCGGCACCGGCCACCCAGCAAGACGCTCCGGCAGTTACCTTGCCATCACCAACAGAGATAGCAATTGCAACCCACGTTGTCACTCCGGCACCGACCGCACCAATAACTCCGACGACCCACGATGATTCAGCCATCGCACCCGCTCAAGCTAGCCCAGACAATTCGACCCCTCCAGCAACCGACCCAGCACCGTTCGTCCTGCCGAGCGCCCCATTGGCACCGACGGCTCCGTCCGCATCGACTGAGCAAACCGCCGAGCCGGCCACTACAGAACCAGTGACGCCAGCCGACCCAGCGCCAACCCCAGCGCCCAAGGTAGAGCAAACTCCGGTCTCTGAGTCAGCGCTGACCCCATCTCCTGAAGCAGCACCGACCACCCCGACCGACACCTTGCCACAGCCAACAGCACCGACCTCATCACCATCGCCGCAGCCGACCAGCCACGGTGGCGAACGAGTAATCCAGCCACTGAGCCAAGAACCACAGCCAGACATGTCCAAGATGATGGAGCAGGAGCTCAGCGACCAACTCGAGTCTATGCAGGCCGCACCACAGCCAACGCCAGATTCAGGCGACTTCACGCTGCCGACGCCTGATGCTATGGCGGGGCCGCACGGCGACCTGACACTAGATGCACTCGAGCCACTACCGACGCCAGCCGATGACCAGCTGCTTGATGCTGGTACCGCGATCAATGCCGAGCTCGCCAACGCGGCATCATCACAGCCACAAGATGACGATACACCGTTCGTCCTGCCCACCCCAGCACCGATGCCAACTGATCCAACCTCGACCCCAACGCCTGAGGCAGAGCAGACCTTGACCCCTGAAGGAGGGCCATCCCCCGTGACAGAGCCAGCACAGCCAACGACACCCCAGCCACCGACCAACGCCTTTCCGCCGCAGCCACCAGTAGCCTCCTAG
- a CDS encoding response regulator, with translation MAIKTILCVEDDRFIGEMYVRSLQKAGYDVTWVVDGNDGLVMARSQPFDLIILDLMLPEQRGDQILDALRSDDTDLIPESKILIMTNFEQDDATKSAIMNRVDGYLIKADITPRKLIDVVNKMG, from the coding sequence ATGGCGATCAAAACAATCTTGTGCGTGGAGGACGACCGCTTTATCGGCGAGATGTATGTGCGCAGCCTGCAAAAAGCTGGCTATGACGTGACCTGGGTGGTTGATGGTAATGATGGGCTGGTTATGGCCCGGAGTCAGCCGTTTGACTTGATCATCCTTGATTTAATGCTGCCCGAACAGCGCGGCGACCAAATTTTGGACGCTCTGCGCTCTGATGATACTGACTTGATTCCAGAGAGCAAAATCCTCATCATGACGAACTTTGAGCAGGACGATGCCACCAAATCCGCCATCATGAACCGTGTTGACGGCTACCTCATCAAGGCCGACATCACGCCCCGCAAGCTGATCGACGTCGTCAACAAGATGGGCTAG
- a CDS encoding PAS domain-containing protein — protein sequence MKWAGDVSQVGELSRFWLRRLCEAALFVGLVIVLLYAWARFIPTGYRLPIGEAITDLAAAISALVSLAALILCLWLPRRAITAASIAVYGLIILAVGSLVATSGFLASPFAAAWLSAAVFAGFFGWPVVLGTSLLVIIAITTAAITQHASLIATIGALFFGLAPLALGFIIWRHQPRVSKLGDISELRTKLSTAEGTSDIVINTIDDGVLAISREGNIELINPSAQRIIGWNQGDALGLKWQSVIQLVTADGKDVTVTENPVMQSLINNRPAHSDKLLLRTASDKQILVSIVASPVGKDNEGIIVVFRDITKEKAEERQQAEFISTASHEMRTPVASIEGYLGLALNPATAHIDDKARDFITKAHASAQHLGRLFQDLLDISRAEDGRLKNEPQIINITTFVGEIFEGLAPRAAEKGLVCTFRPDAAATVQPAYYANVDADHLREVVSNLIENAIKYTPDGEVVVDITGDDKTITISVQDSGIGIPAEDVPHLFQKFYRVDNSDTREIGGTGLGLYLSRRLAEAMSGRLFVISEYRKGSTFFLEIPRTRTDEAMRQLPTIPAPAAPPLATEPPTAVAVQPTVPINATQPDAADTVLTKPATPPVPPPNFSPLPLMFTPPPEPTTPAPAMPIPPEPTATPMPSAPLATPEPDAAQQKP from the coding sequence ATGAAGTGGGCGGGGGATGTTTCGCAAGTCGGTGAATTATCGCGATTTTGGCTGCGGCGACTATGCGAGGCGGCCTTGTTCGTCGGGCTAGTCATCGTCCTCCTCTATGCTTGGGCGCGTTTTATCCCGACCGGTTACCGGCTACCCATCGGCGAAGCCATCACCGACCTCGCCGCCGCCATCAGCGCCCTCGTCAGCCTTGCCGCCCTCATCCTCTGTCTGTGGCTACCGCGCCGAGCCATCACCGCCGCATCCATCGCTGTCTACGGCCTGATCATCCTTGCCGTCGGCTCACTGGTTGCCACCAGCGGCTTTCTGGCCTCGCCATTCGCCGCCGCCTGGCTCAGCGCTGCGGTGTTCGCCGGCTTCTTTGGCTGGCCCGTTGTCCTCGGCACCAGCCTCCTCGTCATCATCGCCATCACCACTGCCGCCATCACCCAGCACGCCAGCCTCATCGCCACGATTGGCGCCCTATTTTTTGGCCTGGCGCCCCTAGCTCTTGGCTTTATCATCTGGCGCCATCAGCCGCGCGTCAGTAAGCTCGGCGACATATCTGAACTCCGCACCAAGCTATCCACCGCCGAAGGCACCTCTGACATCGTCATTAACACCATCGACGACGGCGTGCTGGCCATCTCGCGCGAGGGCAATATCGAGCTAATCAACCCCTCGGCCCAGCGGATCATCGGCTGGAACCAAGGCGACGCCCTCGGCCTCAAATGGCAAAGCGTCATCCAATTAGTCACCGCCGATGGCAAAGACGTCACCGTCACCGAAAACCCGGTCATGCAGTCACTGATCAATAATCGGCCGGCGCACTCCGACAAATTACTCCTCCGCACCGCCTCTGACAAGCAAATCCTCGTCTCCATCGTCGCCTCGCCAGTCGGTAAAGACAACGAAGGCATCATCGTCGTTTTTCGCGACATCACCAAGGAAAAAGCCGAGGAGCGCCAGCAAGCCGAATTCATCTCTACCGCCAGTCACGAAATGCGCACTCCCGTCGCCTCCATCGAGGGCTACCTCGGCCTGGCGCTCAACCCAGCCACCGCCCACATCGACGACAAGGCGCGCGATTTCATCACCAAGGCCCACGCCTCGGCCCAGCACCTGGGTCGACTGTTCCAAGATCTGCTCGACATCAGCCGCGCCGAAGATGGCCGCCTCAAGAATGAGCCGCAGATCATCAATATCACCACCTTTGTCGGCGAGATTTTTGAGGGCCTGGCACCACGTGCCGCCGAAAAAGGCCTCGTCTGCACCTTCCGTCCGGACGCCGCCGCCACTGTCCAGCCAGCCTACTACGCCAACGTCGATGCCGACCACCTCCGCGAAGTTGTTTCTAACTTGATCGAAAACGCCATCAAGTACACGCCCGACGGGGAAGTAGTCGTAGACATCACCGGCGACGACAAAACGATCACCATCAGCGTCCAGGACAGCGGCATCGGCATCCCCGCCGAAGATGTGCCGCACCTCTTTCAAAAGTTCTACCGCGTCGACAATTCCGACACCCGCGAGATCGGCGGCACCGGCCTCGGTCTGTATCTCAGTCGCCGCCTCGCTGAGGCGATGTCTGGCCGCTTATTCGTCATCAGCGAATACCGCAAGGGCAGCACCTTCTTTCTCGAGATCCCTCGCACTCGAACCGACGAGGCGATGCGTCAATTACCAACCATCCCCGCACCCGCTGCTCCACCACTAGCCACCGAACCGCCAACCGCTGTCGCCGTCCAGCCAACCGTCCCGATCAATGCCACCCAACCGGACGCTGCCGATACCGTCCTAACTAAGCCGGCCACGCCGCCGGTGCCGCCGCCCAACTTTAGCCCGCTGCCGCTGATGTTCACGCCACCACCTGAACCAACCACTCCCGCGCCCGCCATGCCCATACCGCCTGAGCCAACCGCTACACCCATGCCATCAGCACCGCTCGCTACCCCAGAGCCAGACGCTGCCCAACAAAAACCATAA
- the der gene encoding ribosome biogenesis GTPase Der, which translates to MPNKLPTVAIIGQANVGKSSLFNRLTRARTAIVAREAGTTRDNVVGKVSYKRRASSPDEASQAEFWLIDTAGLKPAEDEFESTIQDQIADASAAADVILVMVDSTVYPSDADRQLAKKALKSGKPVLLIANKADLKGSLHTDEFKRLGIKTIIKTSAEHNIGISELLDNIANLIPPATQTEADDIIRVALIGRPNVGKSNLFNTLAGKQQAIVANVAGTTRDVNRVQVRYHGQTIELLDTAGIRRQGKQETGIEKFSVLRTMQAINEADICFLLMDVNELNVQLDQRLAGIIDEAGKGLVLVVSKWDSVEGKDAYTHDELAPQISYHFKFTPYAPLIFTSSVTGQNVAKLFDLALDIYKRRRQECKTRILNDLLQKAVAAHPPAGLKNSHPKLRYIVQTDTAPPWFVIYGSNLKFVHWSYKRYLERTLREAFNFAGTPIKLSFRDEKQLKANRERVARGLAPVTKAYKQAKNAEKGI; encoded by the coding sequence ATGCCTAATAAACTACCTACCGTCGCCATCATCGGCCAAGCCAACGTTGGCAAAAGTTCGCTGTTCAACCGCCTGACGCGCGCCCGCACCGCCATCGTCGCCCGCGAAGCCGGCACCACCCGCGACAACGTCGTCGGTAAAGTCTCATACAAACGCCGCGCCTCATCTCCTGACGAGGCAAGCCAGGCTGAATTCTGGCTCATCGACACCGCTGGCCTCAAACCCGCCGAAGACGAATTCGAATCCACCATCCAAGACCAAATCGCTGATGCCTCCGCCGCGGCAGATGTCATTCTCGTCATGGTCGACTCCACCGTCTATCCATCAGATGCCGATCGCCAACTGGCTAAAAAAGCCCTCAAAAGCGGCAAGCCCGTCCTCCTCATCGCCAATAAAGCTGACCTCAAAGGCTCGCTCCACACCGACGAATTCAAGCGTCTCGGCATCAAAACCATCATCAAAACCTCTGCCGAGCACAACATTGGCATCTCCGAGCTACTCGACAACATTGCCAATCTCATTCCGCCAGCCACTCAAACCGAAGCTGACGACATCATTCGCGTCGCCTTGATTGGTCGGCCAAATGTCGGCAAAAGTAACTTGTTCAACACCCTAGCAGGCAAGCAGCAAGCTATCGTCGCCAACGTTGCCGGCACCACCCGCGACGTCAACCGCGTCCAAGTCCGCTATCACGGCCAGACCATCGAGCTACTGGACACCGCTGGCATTCGCCGCCAAGGCAAACAAGAAACCGGCATCGAAAAGTTCTCCGTCCTACGCACCATGCAGGCCATCAACGAAGCCGACATCTGCTTCCTCTTGATGGACGTTAACGAATTGAACGTTCAATTAGATCAACGGCTGGCTGGCATCATCGACGAAGCAGGCAAGGGGCTAGTCCTGGTCGTCAGCAAATGGGACTCCGTCGAAGGCAAAGACGCCTACACCCATGACGAGCTAGCACCGCAAATTAGCTATCATTTCAAATTCACACCCTACGCACCACTGATCTTCACCTCATCAGTCACTGGCCAAAACGTCGCCAAATTGTTCGACCTAGCCCTCGACATTTACAAGCGCCGCCGCCAAGAGTGCAAAACCCGCATCTTAAACGACCTCTTACAAAAAGCCGTCGCCGCTCATCCGCCAGCTGGCCTGAAAAACTCACATCCGAAACTGCGCTACATCGTCCAGACCGACACAGCCCCGCCATGGTTCGTCATCTACGGTAGCAACCTGAAATTCGTCCACTGGAGCTACAAACGCTACCTCGAACGCACCCTGCGCGAAGCCTTCAACTTTGCCGGCACGCCCATCAAACTATCTTTCCGCGACGAAAAGCAACTCAAAGCCAACCGTGAACGCGTCGCCCGCGGCCTGGCGCCCGTCACCAAAGCTTACAAGCAGGCCAAAAATGCCGAGAAGGGTATATAA
- a CDS encoding helix-turn-helix domain-containing protein codes for MAVPRVRRLFGKRVRELRKKSGFSQEQLADKAGLHRTYIGAIERGEQNISVDNIDRIAKALKVSIPTLFT; via the coding sequence ATGGCGGTCCCTAGGGTCAGACGATTATTCGGAAAACGTGTTCGTGAGCTTCGCAAGAAGAGCGGTTTTTCGCAGGAGCAACTAGCAGATAAAGCCGGGCTTCATCGAACGTATATAGGAGCAATAGAACGTGGCGAACAAAATATTTCAGTCGATAATATTGACAGGATAGCCAAAGCGCTAAAAGTCTCCATCCCCACCTTATTTACATAA
- a CDS encoding GNAT family N-acetyltransferase — MRPRKDGWIGLLYVEPEQRRSGIGRALLDEMKRYFQSKNCDTLRLKVLSSNQRAITFYEKYGLTAREVEMITKLR; from the coding sequence ATGCGGCCGCGAAAAGACGGCTGGATCGGACTGCTTTATGTCGAGCCAGAGCAGCGCCGCAGCGGTATCGGACGAGCCTTACTGGATGAAATGAAGCGCTATTTCCAGAGTAAAAATTGCGATACCTTGCGGCTAAAAGTGCTGAGCAGCAACCAGCGCGCCATAACGTTCTATGAAAAATATGGTCTTACGGCCCGCGAAGTAGAAATGATAACAAAACTACGGTAG
- a CDS encoding FtsX-like permease family protein, protein MSQSRKTQETQTPQPKNNLWREFLLGWRLMRQYIVRGRKWTLGLTTLLVAVAFINLAFISSLLAGVTSAIESQIKNLMVGEAYIDVKKPGEYITNVDNKLAEIKRIDGVTSADKILAVPAILGYNDDKQVQARINVVNPQAFRQTLEVANRVSDGTFLAASDDEIVLGSRLLERGSLEGVKVGDRVTINVNGKKVNVKVGGITSTKFYNADIQAYISRGLWRKLTSGIPSHLTAGENDASMIVVRTSRGKEASVQRALTDLNYPGLRVHDWRDGATVMDTITGSFQSLNAIMLIVGIIIAAVTIFIVIYVDIINKRRQIGIQRAIGVKPRVIVFSYVLLALFYAVCGIAVGLVIFLGGLVPYVVAHPFSLPIADVTLNISWWELLFRAEVVLVVAIISGAIPAIMASRMKMLEAILGKG, encoded by the coding sequence ATGAGCCAGTCCCGCAAAACGCAGGAAACGCAAACGCCGCAGCCCAAGAACAATCTGTGGCGCGAGTTCTTGCTGGGTTGGCGATTGATGCGGCAGTACATCGTGCGCGGCCGCAAGTGGACGCTGGGCCTGACGACGCTGCTAGTGGCGGTGGCGTTCATTAATCTAGCCTTCATATCGTCGCTGCTAGCTGGCGTCACGTCGGCGATTGAATCGCAGATCAAGAACCTGATGGTCGGCGAGGCCTATATTGATGTCAAAAAGCCCGGCGAGTACATCACCAATGTCGATAACAAGCTGGCCGAGATCAAACGCATCGACGGCGTCACGTCGGCTGACAAAATCCTGGCTGTACCGGCAATATTAGGATATAACGATGACAAGCAGGTACAAGCTCGAATCAATGTCGTTAATCCGCAAGCCTTTCGCCAAACCCTGGAGGTCGCTAACCGCGTGTCGGACGGAACGTTTTTGGCGGCGAGCGACGACGAGATCGTGCTGGGTAGCCGGCTGCTCGAGAGAGGTTCTCTTGAAGGGGTCAAAGTTGGCGATCGGGTAACGATAAATGTTAACGGTAAAAAGGTCAACGTTAAGGTCGGCGGTATTACCTCGACGAAGTTCTATAATGCAGATATTCAGGCGTACATCTCGCGCGGTTTATGGCGCAAGCTCACCAGCGGTATACCGAGCCATTTGACGGCTGGCGAGAACGATGCCAGCATGATCGTCGTGCGCACCAGCCGCGGCAAGGAAGCGTCGGTGCAACGAGCACTTACTGACCTGAACTATCCGGGCCTGCGGGTTCACGATTGGCGTGACGGAGCGACGGTTATGGATACGATTACCGGTAGCTTTCAGTCGCTCAACGCTATTATGCTGATAGTTGGCATTATCATTGCGGCGGTGACGATCTTCATCGTGATTTACGTTGACATCATCAACAAGCGGCGGCAAATCGGCATTCAGCGGGCAATTGGCGTCAAGCCGCGAGTGATCGTCTTTAGCTACGTTCTACTAGCGCTATTTTATGCGGTGTGCGGTATAGCGGTCGGCTTGGTAATTTTCCTCGGTGGACTAGTGCCATATGTAGTGGCGCATCCGTTCAGTCTACCAATTGCCGACGTGACACTCAACATATCGTGGTGGGAATTGCTATTCCGTGCTGAGGTTGTGCTGGTAGTTGCCATCATCAGCGGCGCCATCCCCGCCATCATGGCCTCGCGAATGAAGATGCTCGAGGCGATTTTAGGGAAGGGCTAA